The following is a genomic window from Persephonella sp..
TTATTTACTGCCGTATACAACTACCTTTAGATCTTTCTTTGCATCTTCAATAAGCTGGTTAAACTTTTCTTTACGGTATTTTTCCTCAAGTTCTTTCTTTAACTTGTCTTTTATTTTTTCGAAAGGAACTAATCTTTCAGGTCTTTTGTCTTCCACCTTAACTATATGGAAACCCAGCTCAGTTTCTATTATTTCGCTGACCTGACCTTTTTTTAGTTTGTAGATAACCTCTTCAACAGGTTTATCAAACCTTCCCCTGTGAACAAAACCTAATTCTCCACCTTTTATCCTGCTCAGATCATCAGAATATCTGTAGGCAACATCACCAAAATCTTTTCCCTCTTTAATTTCTTTATAGGCTTTTTCAGCCCTTTCTTTTGCGATTTGCCTTCCTTTTGGTTTTGAAGGATCTACTTTAATGTAGATATATCTTATTTTAAGAGCTGGAGGTTCTTTGAACTTATATTTGTTTTTTTCGTAATATTCTTTCAGATCTTTTTCTGTAATGTTTACAGTTACGTATTTGGAAAGAAGCTTATCTATAGCAAGTCTTTTTTTAAGTTCTAACCTGAATTGGTCAAGGGTTACTCCGGTTTGCTTCAGTAGTTTTTCAAGATTTTCTTTTGATTTATATTTTTTAGCAAGCTGATCAATTAGATCATCTACCTGTTTTTCAGGTATTTTTATCCCCTTTTTTTGAGCCTCGTAATACAAAAGTTCCCTGTTAATTAAGGCTTCTATGGCTTTTTTCCTGATTTCCTTTAGTTTCTCATCTGTTAGTGTTCTATGATAATAGTTCATCGGCAGAAGAACTTTCATATACCTTTGGACGTCCATCTCTGTTATCTTTTTATTTCCTACAACAGCAACAACCTTTTTCTTAAGCTCAGGATCTATATTCCAACTAAAGCCTTGAAAAGCCTCTGCGGTAATAAATAAGCCCAGCAGTAAATAAATTATCTTTCTCATTTTTTCTCCTTTAGATACTTGAATATCTGTATCCTTTTGTTTAATGAATCCACAACAAAAATTCTGTCTTTATCATCTATATAAACTCCTGCAGGAAGTAAGAACTTTGCTGGTTCAGTTCCTGCCCCGCCGATATAATAAAGAACTTCTCCTTCTATGTTAAATATCTGTATGTTTGAGAATGCAGCATCTGCTACATATATATTTCCGTCACTGTCCACTCCTATACCTTTAGGTCTTGCAAATCTTCCAGGAATATTTCCGTTTCCACCTATAGTTATCAGATGCTCAAAATCTTTGTTAAAAATCTGGACTCTGAAAAGCTGTGTATCTGTTACATATATGTTTCCATTCTTAGGGTTAACGGCTATGTTTGTAGGATAGTTAAACTGTCCAGCTTTGTCTCCCCTTTCCCCAATTCCTCTTATAAAGTTACCGTTAAAATCATAAACTTTAACCCTATGGTCAAATGTGTCAACAACATACACCCTTTCTAACCGGTCATCGACAGCCACACCAACAGGTTTTTTGAACTCCCCCCTTTTTCCAACAGCATAAACGAGCCTTCCTTTGCTATCAAAACCAAAAACCCTCTTTAGCTTTGCATCAGAAACAAACAACACATTAAGCTTTTTTGAATAGGCAAGGCACATTGGAAGCTGAAGTCTGATAGGAAGATCAAGAGTTCTCAGATTTCCTGTTTTCAGATTATAAGAAAATATGGTAGCATGACTTGTATCTGTGAAAAAAATAAAATCCTTAACGGAAATAACACCGTAGATTTTACCTATAAAATCTGGAAGTTTAAATACATCTTCTTTTCCTATGAGGAGCTCAAAAAATCCTGTTTCCCTGCTGTAATCCTCAGGAGGTATCTGACCAAGGTATTTTATTCTGGGTTTAACTCCAGGTTTAGGTTCAGGAAAAAGAAGTTCCTTACCGTAAGCAAGGGAAAAAAAGCCGGTTAATAAGCATACAAACATAAATTTTTTACAAAGCATGACAGCCTCTACACAATCTGCTTCCTTTATTTACTGTCCTTAAAAACAGTGGATTAGGGGAATGGGGATCGTGACAGCTTGCACACTGAACTCTACCGTTATATTCCTTGATTAGATCATAAACAAAATGCTTCCGTCCTTCCCAGCCTATAAGTGGGCTATTGTAGGGTCTTAGGTATTTAGCATCTTGTTTGTAAATAATAAATACAGGGTGACTGTGAACGCTTGTTCCTGTTGTGGATTTACCAAATGTTATGTTTGGAGCGTTCGCACCATCGTGACAGCTGAGGCAAACCATTGAAGAAGGGGCTATGTCTTTCAAAACAGGTCCTTTTTTGGTCTGACCATAAACAGGGAATTTTTCAACCACTTTTTCAGGGTCCCATTTGTATTCAACATCAACAAAGGTCAGATCTATTTTCTGGGTATGACACCACATACATAAAGCAAGGTTATACTCTCCTGTTATGTTTGGGTTTAGAAATCTGCCTTTATACTCTGCAAGGTTGTGTTTTGTGTTTCTTATCCCTTTCTCATGTTCAGCGTCACTTTTGAAAGGAAACTCAGAAAAATTAGCAGCATATACAAAAGCTATCAAAAAAATAGAAAAGATTATATAAAAAGGAAACATTTTTACTGTTCCTTGGTTTTAGGTTTGTTGAGGTTCTCCGGTTTGTATAATTTTAATTGCTTATATTTTTCTGGATATTTCTTTTTCCATGCCTCGCTAATATACTGGAATACCTGAATTCTTTTGTTCATTGAATCTGCAACATATATTCTGTCACCCCTGTCTATATACAGTCCTGCCGGCAAGTTAAACTCACCTGGACCAAATCCAAACTTCCCTATAAACAGAAGCAGATTTCCTTTATCATCAAATATCTGTATGTTGTTAAAGGCGGCATCTGCCACGTATATGTGTCCTTCACTGTCTATCCCAATTCCTTTTGGTCTTGCAAAAGTTCCTGGAACAATACCTAACTTTCCAAATCTTCTAATGAAGTTCCCATCAGCATCAAAGATCTGAACCCTGAAATTCATAGTGTCTACAACGGCTACCCGTCCATTTCTTCTGTCAACAGCCACATTTGTAGGAAAGTTAAACTCCCCGTCACCTCTACCTCTTTTCCCAAAAGCAAAAAGAAACTTTCCGTCTGTGATAGAGTAAACCTTCACCCTGTGATCAAGAACATCAACAATATAGAGCCTGTTATTTTTTTCACTGAGAGCTATGCCTGCAGGTCTTAATAGTTTTCCAGGTCCTTCAGGATCACCTATTGCAGTTAGTAGCTTTCCTTTAAAATCATAAACAAAAACCCTCTGATTTTTTGCGTCAGCAACATACACCCTTCCTTTTTTATCTATATCAATGCCAACAGGTATTCTCAGCTTCCCCATTGCTTTGTCGCCAATAAACGAAACCTTTTTATTCTTAGGGTCTATTACAAAAACGACAGCAGCAACCGTATCTCCTGCCAGTATTTTCCCAAATCTCGCTGCAACTCCGTAAGGTTTTATAAGATTTCTCGGCACATCTTTATCAGGTTCACCAAGAAGAACGTCAAGGGCACTTTTACCTTTGAAGTCAGATTCACCGTGATAACTACCAAGATACAGTATTCTGGGCTCTTCAGGGGGAAGGGGCCAGAAGACCTTTTCCACCTTGGCAGGTTTCTTAGGCCCCCCACACGAATAAATTAAAATTCCTATTAATACTATGCCTAAGGTTTTTACAATTACTTGGCGTGACATGTCAGACAGAGTGCACTGTTGTCGTTAGGCAGTCTCAGGAATGTTGGGTTCTGTCCAAGGTGAGGGTCGTGACATGATACACATTCGATTTTCCCAGCTCTGAGCAGATCACCGATTGTTGGTCCAGGGTTACCGTCTCTATCCCCAGCAATAACAAAACCTGCTGGTAGTGCTGTAGAAGTAGGCTTCAAGCTTGCAGGAGGATTAGCTTCGTCACCTCTATAAACAACACCTACAGGGTGGTCGTTTCTCAGATCTGTTCCGATTTGAGTAATACCTGCTGGCATAGTGGCTGCTGTTCCTGCAGGTATAGTAGTTGTTCCGCCGTCAACTGTAAATGCGACAAGATTTCCTGTTGAGCTCCATCCGCCTGAACCTGGAAGGTTAATGATTGAGTTAATAGCGTTTACACCATCGTGACATGAGAGACATGCCCTTGAAACATCTCCAGGCTGATCAACTGTTGTTCCACCTGTTGTCTGACCACCACCGTAAACCTGATAGGTAACAGTTGTATCGATAGCCTTGTTCCACAGAGGAGCACCAACAAAGTTTGTGTTAGATCCGTGAGGGGTATGACAGAAAGCACAGATCTCATTGTTCACATCAGCAGGATTGGCAGCTCTGATCTTGTTGTTAGGATCAGACAGATCGTGCTTAGACCCATCAATGGTTGCCATAGATGATGCAGCCATAAGCCCCACTGAAGCAATAACTCCTGCAAATACTAACTTTCTCATCTTCTATACCTCCCTACATATTGTCCACTTAAGTTCACCATTCCTCTCCTTATTTCGTGTTAAATTTTACACTTGATATTAATAATAATAGTTATTAAAATAAAAACTGTCAAGTGGAATTGTATTTTATATGTTTTATTATATAACCATAAAAATAAATGTAAAGCATATTAAATTGTTAATAACAAATGAATAACATTATTAATAATAAACGGTAAAGATGGTTACTATAATTAACTATAAAAAGTATAATAAACATTGATCTGTGTCAATGAAAGATAATCAAACAAAATTTAATAATAAAGGAGCGGCAGGATGAGAGAGAGAATTGTTTCCCCTGCAGTTACATTATTAATTCTAATTGTAAGTTTTCTTTCATTTGCTCAGGAGGGTAAGGAGGCTAAGGTGAAAAAAGAGGAAAAACCTCCAATAGTTCCGAATATGAAAGTCCAGCATCTCCCCTTTAAGATCGGGCAGTGTGAGATATGTCATACTGAAAAGGACGGGAATAAATACGCCTTAAAGCAGGAACCTCCAGACCTGTGTTATATGTGCCATGAAAGAAAGGATACAAAAAGCAGGGTTCATGGTCCAATAGCAGCAGGAATGTGTACGGCATGCCATGATCCCCACCAGTCTAATACTATGAGAATGTTGAGAGCAGACTCTGTTAATGAATTATGTTTTATGTGTCATCAGGATAAGAAACAGCAGTTTACATCAAAGCCATATATGCACCCACCTGTTAAAGATCAGTGTATAAACTGTCACGACCCTCATCAAGAAGATCACAGATACAGACTTTTTGCTGATAGAAGGTTTGATTTGTGTGTATCCTGTCATGCTGATAAAAAAGAATGGGTAGAAAAGGTTAAAAACAAACATGGAGCTGTATTTATAAATGATAGATGTCTTAACTGTCATGACCCACACTCCTCTGAAAATGAAAAGTTCCTGAGAAAGCCAACAGCTATGGATGTCTGTCTGACATGTCACAACAAAGAATTAAAAAGGGAAGAAGACGGCGCAACCCTTATGAATATGAAAAAGCATCTTGATGAAAATCCTGACTGGCATGGTCCTATACAGTGGGGAGACTGTGCAATGTGCCACAACCCACACGGCTCAGATAACTTTAGAATGCTTAAATTACCATTCCCAAAAACGTTTTACGCAAGCTTTAACATAAACAAATATATATGTTTTATGTGCCATGAGACAGAAAAATTTACAGAACCTTTAACAAAAACAGCAACAAACTTCAGAAATGGAGAGGTAAACCTCCATTACGTACATGTTAACAGTAAAAAAGGAAGAACATGTAGAGCATGCCACGACTGGCACGCAACCAAGGATCTGCCACATCATATAAGAAAATACATGAAGTTTGGAAAAATAAAGGCACCTTTAAGATACATACCTACTAAAACAGGTGGTTCCTGTGCTCCTATGTGCCACCCAAGAAGATATTACGACAGGGAGAATCCAGTCATAAATAAAAGATAAATTTTGAGGAATAAGGGATGGGGCAAGAGGAAAAAAAGGAAGATGCTAACTTAGGGGATTCAGAAAAAAAAGCTGGGAAAAAGAAAAAGATCCTCCTGATAGGAGGGGGGCTTTTAGGGGTCGGCATTGTTGTCGGCCTCATTATCTCATACATAGTAGTTGAAGCAGTTAAATTAACAGCGGGTCCACAGTTCTGTAAATCTTGCCATGTAATGGTTCCTATGTATAAAGCATATTCTAAGGACACACATGGCGGTTGGGGATACAGTGGATTTGTTGCCCATTGTACAGATTGCCATCTTGATCACAGCTCTACACTTAAATATCTAATAAATAAAGTGCAGGTGGGTCTGCATGATTTTAAGGTTTATGTCTTTATGGATCCTGATGCTGTTGACTGGCACGGCAAAAGAGAACACAGAAGGTATTTTGTTTACGATACAGGATGTCTCCACTGTCATGAAAACCTTTTAGCAGCCACAATGAAAAAAAGAAGGGCATTTATAGCCCATAAGGCTTATTTTTCAGGGAAACTTGTTGTGAGGATAGGAGAACATAAAGATAAAGCCCACTGTGTTGACTGTCATAAACATGTAGGACACAAAGATTTAGGCAAATATCTGCCTCCTCCACCAGAAGAAGAAAAACTTATAAAAGAATCAGAAAAATTAATAGAAGAATCTGTTGAAATACTTGAAAAAAAGGAAAAAG
Proteins encoded in this region:
- a CDS encoding peptidylprolyl isomerase → MRKIIYLLLGLFITAEAFQGFSWNIDPELKKKVVAVVGNKKITEMDVQRYMKVLLPMNYYHRTLTDEKLKEIRKKAIEALINRELLYYEAQKKGIKIPEKQVDDLIDQLAKKYKSKENLEKLLKQTGVTLDQFRLELKKRLAIDKLLSKYVTVNITEKDLKEYYEKNKYKFKEPPALKIRYIYIKVDPSKPKGRQIAKERAEKAYKEIKEGKDFGDVAYRYSDDLSRIKGGELGFVHRGRFDKPVEEVIYKLKKGQVSEIIETELGFHIVKVEDKRPERLVPFEKIKDKLKKELEEKYRKEKFNQLIEDAKKDLKVVVYGSK
- a CDS encoding 6-bladed beta-propeller, which produces MFVCLLTGFFSLAYGKELLFPEPKPGVKPRIKYLGQIPPEDYSRETGFFELLIGKEDVFKLPDFIGKIYGVISVKDFIFFTDTSHATIFSYNLKTGNLRTLDLPIRLQLPMCLAYSKKLNVLFVSDAKLKRVFGFDSKGRLVYAVGKRGEFKKPVGVAVDDRLERVYVVDTFDHRVKVYDFNGNFIRGIGERGDKAGQFNYPTNIAVNPKNGNIYVTDTQLFRVQIFNKDFEHLITIGGNGNIPGRFARPKGIGVDSDGNIYVADAAFSNIQIFNIEGEVLYYIGGAGTEPAKFLLPAGVYIDDKDRIFVVDSLNKRIQIFKYLKEKK
- a CDS encoding cytochrome c3 family protein, yielding MIAFVYAANFSEFPFKSDAEHEKGIRNTKHNLAEYKGRFLNPNITGEYNLALCMWCHTQKIDLTFVDVEYKWDPEKVVEKFPVYGQTKKGPVLKDIAPSSMVCLSCHDGANAPNITFGKSTTGTSVHSHPVFIIYKQDAKYLRPYNSPLIGWEGRKHFVYDLIKEYNGRVQCASCHDPHSPNPLFLRTVNKGSRLCRGCHAL
- a CDS encoding 6-bladed beta-propeller translates to MEKVFWPLPPEEPRILYLGSYHGESDFKGKSALDVLLGEPDKDVPRNLIKPYGVAARFGKILAGDTVAAVVFVIDPKNKKVSFIGDKAMGKLRIPVGIDIDKKGRVYVADAKNQRVFVYDFKGKLLTAIGDPEGPGKLLRPAGIALSEKNNRLYIVDVLDHRVKVYSITDGKFLFAFGKRGRGDGEFNFPTNVAVDRRNGRVAVVDTMNFRVQIFDADGNFIRRFGKLGIVPGTFARPKGIGIDSEGHIYVADAAFNNIQIFDDKGNLLLFIGKFGFGPGEFNLPAGLYIDRGDRIYVADSMNKRIQVFQYISEAWKKKYPEKYKQLKLYKPENLNKPKTKEQ
- a CDS encoding cytochrome c3 family protein, whose translation is MRKLVFAGVIASVGLMAASSMATIDGSKHDLSDPNNKIRAANPADVNNEICAFCHTPHGSNTNFVGAPLWNKAIDTTVTYQVYGGGQTTGGTTVDQPGDVSRACLSCHDGVNAINSIINLPGSGGWSSTGNLVAFTVDGGTTTIPAGTAATMPAGITQIGTDLRNDHPVGVVYRGDEANPPASLKPTSTALPAGFVIAGDRDGNPGPTIGDLLRAGKIECVSCHDPHLGQNPTFLRLPNDNSALCLTCHAK
- a CDS encoding cytochrome c3 family protein; the encoded protein is MKKEEKPPIVPNMKVQHLPFKIGQCEICHTEKDGNKYALKQEPPDLCYMCHERKDTKSRVHGPIAAGMCTACHDPHQSNTMRMLRADSVNELCFMCHQDKKQQFTSKPYMHPPVKDQCINCHDPHQEDHRYRLFADRRFDLCVSCHADKKEWVEKVKNKHGAVFINDRCLNCHDPHSSENEKFLRKPTAMDVCLTCHNKELKREEDGATLMNMKKHLDENPDWHGPIQWGDCAMCHNPHGSDNFRMLKLPFPKTFYASFNINKYICFMCHETEKFTEPLTKTATNFRNGEVNLHYVHVNSKKGRTCRACHDWHATKDLPHHIRKYMKFGKIKAPLRYIPTKTGGSCAPMCHPRRYYDRENPVINKR
- a CDS encoding NapC/NirT family cytochrome c, with protein sequence MGQEEKKEDANLGDSEKKAGKKKKILLIGGGLLGVGIVVGLIISYIVVEAVKLTAGPQFCKSCHVMVPMYKAYSKDTHGGWGYSGFVAHCTDCHLDHSSTLKYLINKVQVGLHDFKVYVFMDPDAVDWHGKREHRRYFVYDTGCLHCHENLLAATMKKRRAFIAHKAYFSGKLVVRIGEHKDKAHCVDCHKHVGHKDLGKYLPPPPEEEKLIKESEKLIEESVEILEKKEKERSKEEKH